The genomic interval CGTTTTATGGAGAATCATGATAGTAAGGGATGGGTGGGGCACTGTATTAGCTTCGATGTAATGGTTATAAAAAAAGAATTGAATCGTATGAAATATACGTTTCAACAACCACTAGCGCTTGATACGATTGACTTAATTCATCGTTTATTTCCTTCCTGGGATATGCGCGATCTTGAGGAGTATGCTGCTTCGTTTGGTACGAAGGTATTTACACGTCACAGAGCTCTCGGGGATGCATTAACAACGGCATATTTATTTGTGGAACTATTAAAGCGTTTCGAGGAAAAAGGAATGACGACATTAGGCGATTTAGTGAAGCTATCCAGTAGAAAAAAACGTCAAAACGCATTGCTATTTTGAGTAGAAAGAAGGCTTGCTTTGTCGAAGGACAAGCATAATGTATACTTACTTTTTCTTTAGAGAGGACTTACTTATCCATTACATAATAACAGAAAATCCAAAGGCCAGACTTATAAAAGTCCGGCCTTTGCTTAGGGTAGAGGCTTATTTTAGGTGATCTTCTAATCTCTGTTGCAGCTCCCGAAGCTGTTCTTTTTCAGCCTCTGTTGAATTAGCAAAGGCTGAAGAAAGTGCATTCTTGGCTACGTCCACCGCATTTTCATGACTTTCATGACGCTCAGACTGCAGAACATTCTCAACAAACTCACGCGCTTCTTGAAATAGTCTATTTGCCATTACAAGCCTCCATAAAATTGGTTTGACTTTTGACGTTGTTCGGCTTCTTCAAACGTAGAATGATAAGGAATCTTTTGAGCATGCAAGGCAACCGAGTCTTTACCCTGCTGAACAAATCGTTTCGATTTACTGCGTTTACCCATGCTTATCTCCTCCGATTGTGAGCGTTTGACACAAAAGTTACGGTGTCAAATATAGTTTGACCGTTTCGGTGGATTTTATAGAGGAAATAAAGGGTATTTAGGCAAGTTTAATATTGAATTTATCTTCCAGGAATACCGCAATACCGTCTTCTTCATTTGTTAAGGTAGTTATGTTTGCTAATGACTTAAGCTCGGAGATGGCATTGCCCATTGCGACACCAGTGCCTGCATAATCAATCATTTCTAAGTCATTATCTTCATCGCCAAAAGCGATAATTCGTTCTTTTGGTATATCTAAATAATTTGAAACTTTTTGAATACCGACTGCTTTATTCAACCCGCTTTTCACAATTTCAATAACATGAAAAGGAGCAGCCCAACTGCGGTGATCAATCACTTCGGCATGAACAGATGTTAAATGCTCACGAATTTCCGTAACTTGGTGTTCTTCAGCATGAATGAGCATACTTGTGGGAGATTGTTCTAAGAAGTTACGTAAATCGCCTGTTGTTACTTTTGGATTACCCATTTTCAAAAGGTCAATGAGCTTTTCATCATGATAATGAAAATATACGTCATCGCGAACTTCAGCGATAATATTATGATAGTCGAATTCGTCACATGCTTCGACGATATCCTTTGCCACGTTGATATCTAATGGTGAATGGTACATTCCCCAGCTTGTTTGTAATGGATGATGCACGAAAGCGCCATTAAAATTGACGATTGGTGTTGTTAATCCGAGTTGACGATAATACAATTCGCTGGCACGATATGGTCTTCCAGTGGCAATCATGATTTGATGACCATCTTCTTTGAGCTTTGTTAAAACTTGCTTTGTACGAGACGAAATTTGTTTGTCATTATTCAGTAATGTTCCGTCAAGATCTAACACGATTAAATGTTTATCAGCCATCAATGAGCACCTTCGTTTCTGTTTTGTATTTTTTGTACTTTCAGTATACTGTACGATAACCGAATTACTATGAAGTTTATGCAAATATTTGTAAAGTTTATTGTAATGCAAATTCAAATCTTTTTCATTGAATTTGCATTGATGTATGATGAAACCGATTGGAGTTTATTAATTTCCATACATGGAGGCGTTTCAAATTGATTACTATCAAGAATGAAAAAGTTGACAATATCCCAGTTTTACATATGAGCAAGGAAGAGTTGTTTGAAAAAAAGCAGCCGCTTATTTTCTTTATTCATGGTTTTATGAGTGCAAAGGAACATAATCTACATTATGCATACTTGCTAGCGGAAAAGGGGTTTCGCGTTATTTTACCGGATGTGATTCATCATGGTGAAAGAGAATCGGGATACAGTGAAAAAGAATTATCGTCCCGCTTTTGGAAAATGATTGTTCAGACGATTCATGAATTGAACATACTAAAGGAAGAACTTGTGTCTAGACATTTAGTTCAAGCGGACAAAATTGGAGTTGTCGGAACCTCAATGGGGGGCATTGTCACGAATGGGGCACTTGCTGCATATGACTGGATTTCTGCAGCTGTGAGTTTGATGGGCAACCCCGCCTATGTTAGGTTTGCTGAGTATCAAGTAGAGCAAATGAAAAAGATACTACCAGAATTGGATTTAAAGGAAAAGGATGTTCAAGAACAATTGGAATTGTTAAAGCCTTATGATTTAAGCTTAAATCCAGATAAGCTGCAAAACAGACCGCTTATGTTTTGGCATGGAGTAAAAGATCAAGTCGTGCCTTATAAGTTTGCTTATGATCTTTATCAGCATATTAAATCGAATTATGACAGCAAGCCGAATCATTTGATGTTTATTTTAGATGAAAAGGCTGGACATAAAGTGTCACGATCAGGAGTATTACAAACAGTGGAATGGTTCGATAAGCACTTGCAGCCAACGATACAAAAAGTTTAAGAATTTAGTGTAAATCTGTTATGATGCTCATGTGGAGATAATTTTTCCATATGAAAAAGGAGTGAACAACGTGGATCAAGATGTAAAAGATAGTATTATGGGAGCGTTAGAGCGCGTAATCGACCCAGAATTAGGGGTAGATATTGTGAATCTAGGGCTTGTATATGATGTTGATATGGATGAAGAAGGCTATACAACGATTACAATGACGCTAACGGCTATGGGCTGTCCGCTTGCTGGAGTTATTGTGGATCAAGTGAAATATGCACTTGAAGATCTGCCAGAAGTAAAAGAAACAGAAGTGAACATTGTTTGGACGCCAGCATGGACGAAAGATAAAATGTCTCGATATGCAAAAATTGCACTTGGCATTAAATAATGGAGAAAAGGTCAGATCATGATGATTTGGCCTTTTTTATTTGGGTATGCTAAGAAGGCGTATGAAACATACCCTTCCTATTAATAATTATGTTGGTAAAGAAAGAATGTTGAGGGAAATGTGAAAATAATTTGAACAACTTATCAAATTATAGATTTATTAATTAAGAAAAAGTTCAAAAAAGATGTGAGAAAAGTCACCGCTGAATATCTCTCGATTTGATAATGTGGCAGAGGGGTTAAGATTCTATATGTATGAATGCAGTCGAGATGAATGAATATGTCTCCATCTATTCACCTGTTTGTTTTTGCTGCTATAAGGGATTCCAAGGGGATGGGATTGTTACAAAAGAAGCTTGGGTTGAATAGTTTATACATCGATTCACTTACTGGGGGGTAGGTTGAATGGATGGTAACCATGAGATTATGGATGTAGTTCTTCTCGAAACTGCGTATATACTTTAATCCGATATCCATGAAAAAAGTCGGTTATTTAAACCGACTTTAATCAATTCTACAAATATCAATTGGACAGTTTTCACAGTCAATTTCAGTACGTAAAAAGTCTACATTGTGAATTGTAATAAATCCTTTGTCCAGTGAGATTACATTCTGTTTGCGTAAATCCGCTAACATCCGATTAATGACCTCACGGGATGTGCCGCAAAAATTTGCAAGTTCTTGATTGGTAAAGGCCATTGTAATGATCGTGCCATTCTCTGTTTCAACGCCGTAGCTATTCATGATTCGAATTAACGTGGAGTATAAAGCTCCTTTTTTGCCATGCAAGAGTAAGTCTCGAAACATCGTTTGAGTTTTGCGGTGTTGAGCGGATAACCAGGAGAGACAATCAATAGCGAGTTGACTATCTTTATAAATTTGTTGTTCGAACTGTTCTTTATTAATGAAGATTACTTCTCCACCTTCAATCATCTTAGCATTCATCATATGTTTAGGTAATTCAGAGAAAAGGATTGTTTCACCAATTAATTCATTACCCGAGCATAGTCGCAATGTTAGTTCACGTCCATCAGGGACGATTTTGCTAATTTGAACTTTCCCATTTAAAATATAAAATAATTCACTTGAGGGCGTACTTTCTTGAAAAAGATAGCGTCCTCTTTCTATATATTTTACAGGATAATTTTCAAGAACAAGTTCGTTTAATTTTTGGGGCAAGGAAGAATATTCCATGTTAAACCACCTTTATACTGCCTTCTTTACTATTCCTACCATTGATTTAAGCGGAAAAAAGATACATAGTCAACTACCTGTTATAATTTCTTCATTAAATTTATGTATTCGAAATCATTTATACAATTTTATAAAAATACATTTGATTTTATTTTTATTCAGTCATATAATAATAGAATCAAAGAATGACAGGGATTTATGAGTATAGGAGTTGATCTTTTTGAACGTGTCAATAGTAGGCGCCACTGGATACGGTGGTCTAGAGTTAATCCGGTTTTTAGGGAACCACCCTCATCTGGAAATTGCTTCATTGCATACTTCTTCCCAGTTTGGCCGAAATATATATGAAGAGAATGCACATTTAATGCATATGGATTATAAATTAGAAGAGATTGATGCCGAAGCGATTGCTAAAAAATCGGATATTGTATTTTTAGCAACTCCTTCTGGTGTATCGTCTAAATTAATTTCCGAATTTTGCGATTTGGATATAAAAGTAATCGATTTATCCGGTGATTTGAGGTTACAAACACCAGGAGAATATGCACAATGGTACAAGAAAGAACCGGCACCACAGCATATAATTGAAAAATCAGTATACGGTTTGGCTGAATGGAATAAAGAACAAATCGAGCAGGCAGATATCATTGCGAATCCAGGTTGTTATCCAACAGCGACGCTTTTAGGCTTAGCTCCTTTATTCACAGAAGGCTGGGCGACGGGTGAAGATGTAATTGTTGATGCTAAGTCCGGCGTATCTGGTGCTGGGAAGTCGCCAACAGCGGTAACACATTACAGCGAAATGAATGAGAATTTTAAAATTTATAAAGTAAATCAACATCAGCATATTCCGGAAGTCGAGCAGCAGCTTGGGCGTTGGTTTGCGGATATAAAGCCGATTACATTTAATACGCATCTTGTGCCAATGACGCGAGGAATTATGGCAACGATGTATGTGAAAGTGAATCGACAAACAACGAAAGCAGAAGTGAGAGACCTATTTGAAACGGTGTATGCAAATCATCCATTTGTACGAATCCAGCCGTTAGGTCAATTCCCTTCAACGAAACAAGTATACGGTTCTAATTTCTGTGATATTGGTGTCGATTATGATGAGAGAACCGGCAGAGTGACGATTGTCTCTGTAATCGATAATTTAGTAAAAGGTGCTGCAGGTCAGGCCATTCAAAATGCAAATATTTTAATGGGATTAAAAGAAACAGCGGGATTATGGAGTGCTCCATTATATCCGTAATAATTTCGGAGGAAAACAATGAAAACATTACAACCAGTTGAAGTAGTAAAACAAGTAAATGAAGGAAATATTTTAACGCCTAAAGGGTTTAAAGCGGACGGTGCTCATGCGGGATTACGTTATGAGAAGAAGGATGTCGGTGTGATTTATACAGAAACACCAGCCTCAAGCGCAGCTGTGTACACAAAAAATATTGTTCAAGCAGCTCCAATTGCGGTAACGAAAGATAGTATTTCTCAAGAAGGAAAGCTTCATGGAATTATCGTAAACAGTGCTTGTGCCAATGCTTGTACTGGAGAGCAAGGGTTAAAGGATGCTTATGAAATGAGAAAGCTTGCAGCTGAAAAATTTGGTGTATCTGAGCATTTATTTGCAGTTGCTTCAACTGGAGTTATTGGTGAATTATTAGATATGGAAAAAATAGCGAATGGCATTCAAGCGTTGAATCCAACAACGGAGCGCGTATCAGCAGAGAGCTTTGAAACAGCTATTTTAACAACGGACTTAGTATCGAAGCATTGCGGATATGAGGCAATCATTGATGGCAAAAAAGTATCGATGGGCGGAGCGGCTAAAGGATCGGGAATGATTCATCCGAATATGGCTACAATGCTAGGGTTCATTACAACGGATGCGGTGATTGAATCAGCAGATTTACATGCAGCGTTACGAGAAGTAACGAATGATACATTCAATCAAATTACAGTAGATGGCGATTGTTCAACAAATGATATGGTTCTTGTTTTAGCTAATGGAGAGGCTGGAAATGAGCCATTATCGAGCACACATCCTGAATGGCCTGTATTTATCGAAATGTTAAAACAAACGGCGGAAACATTAGCGAAGAAGATTGCTAAAGACGGTGAAGGTGCGACAAAGTTAATCGAAGTAAACGTTCATGGAATGAAAACGAAACCGGAAGCACAAATGATGGGAAAAACGATTGTTGGTTCGAATTTAGTGAAGACGGCTGCTTACGGTGCTGATGCAAACTGGGGCCGAATTATTGCGGCTATGGGACGCAGCGGTGTGACATTTAATCCAAGTGAAGCAACGATTGCTTTTGGTGACATTGTTGTGCTAAAAGACGGGGAACCAGTTGCATTTTCAGAAGAAGAGGCAAAAGTGTATCTAGAGCAAGATAGTTTTACGATTAATGTGTATTTAAAAGAAGGAACAGCATCAGGAACGGCATGGGGCTGTGACTTAACATATGAATATGTGAAAATTAATGGAAGTTATCGATCATAAGGAGTGTCTGAAGAATGAGCGTGTTGGTCATAAAATGCGGCGGAAGCATTATTGATGAGTTATCGGAATCTTTTTTTACAAGTGTAAAAAAACTACAAAGTGAAGGGTATCAAATTGTCTTTGTTCATGGTGGTGGACCAGATATTAATTCGATGCTTGAAAAGTGTGAGATTGAACCAGTTTTCGAAAAAGGCTTGCGAAAAACAACTGATGAAGTATTAGAAATCGTTGAGCTTATGCTAGCTGGTAAGTCTAATAGAATACTAGTTCATAAACTTGAACAGCATGGAATTAAGGCGGTCGGCTTAAATGGTTCTGATTCAGGAATGCTGACTGGCAACTTTATTGATCAAGCCGCTCTAGGCGCTGTAGGAGAAATTGAACACGTAAATCCAGAATTAATGGAAATGCTATTTGAAAAAGGGTTTTGCCCAGTCGTAACACCGATTTCAACAACAACAAGCGGACAAAAACTAAATGTCAATGCAGATATGGCCGCTGGTGCAGTAGCTAAGGCATTAAATGCTGAGATGTGTTTATTCGTAACAGACGTAAAAGGTGTTCTGAAAGACGGGCAAGTTATTGAAGAGTTAACAGAAGATGAAACGAATGCTTTAATCGAGGATGGAAGTATTTATGGCGGGATGATTCCGAAAGTAAATACAGCATTATCGGTTTTAAATAAAGGAATTAAAGAAGTGATGATTGTGAGCGGAAAAGAAGCTTTCTATGAACACAATCAATTCATTGGAACGAAATTTAGTCAAAAAGAGAGGGTACAAAAGTGAGCTCATTATTTCCAACTTATGCAAGATGGGGGATTGAACCAGAAAAGGCAAAAGGTTCTTGGTTGATCAGTACAGAAGGAACACAATATTTAGATTTTACATCTGGAATCGCCGTTTTAAACCTTGGCCATGGTCATGAAAAAGTAAAAAGTGCTGTAGCGAATCAATTGGAGAAATATTGGCATGTTTCCAATATGTTTAAAAGCTCTGCACAAGAACGTACAGCAAAAGTGTTAACAGATGTAACGGGACTTGGACGTGTATTCTTTTCAAACAGCGGAGCAGAAGCAAATGAAGGAGCGATTAAACTAGCTCGTAAAGCGACAGGCAAATCAAAAGTAGTCACTTGCTTGCAGTCTTTCCACGGACGCACCTTTGCCACAATGGCTGCGACAGGACAGGAGAAGGTTCGAGTAGGTTTTGGTGAAATGTTATCAACATTTGATTATGTTCCTTACAATGATTGCGAAGCATTAGCGAAGGCTGTGGACAGTGAAACAGCGGCTGTTATGCTTGAAGTCGTTCAAGGTGAAGGTGGTATCCACGTTGTAGAGCAAGCATTTTTAGATGCTATTAAAGAACAATGTGAAAAGCATGGAGCCCTTCTCATTATTGATGAAATTCAAACAGGAATTGGCCGAACTGGAAAACCGTTTGCATTCCAGCATTTCGATGTGAAGCCTGATATTATCACAGCAGCAAAAGGACTAGGAAATGGTCTCCCAATTGGAGCGGTAATCGGAAAAGAAGAGTTGGCGGAATACTTTGGACCAGGTAGTCACGGTTCTACATTTGGTGGAAATCCAGTTTGTATCGCTGCTGCGGAAGCTGTAGTAAATGAAATTTTCACACTAGAATTTTTACAAGAGACGAATGAGAAAGCACACTATTTAATGAGTGAGTTAACAAAAGGACTGCAAGGCAACAAGCAAGTTGTGGAAGTACGCGGACTTGGAATGCTGATCGGCATTGAGCTAACACACGAAGCACAGTCTACGTTAGAAGCATTGCAGCAAGACGGATTGCTTGTGTTGACTGCGGGACCTAATGTTCTTCGCTTATTGCCAGCTTTAACAGTAAGCAAAGAAGAGATCGACTTAGCTGTAGAGAAAATCAGCAAAGTATTGTCAGTATAAGAAACATTCGAAATTATATGAATTTTTATAGATAAAAATGAATAAAAATGCTATTCTGTATATAAATATGCATCATCTATAGAGGTGAAAAGATGAAAAACTATCTTCATTTAGCAAATGGCTCCACCTTTGAAGGTGAGCTACTAACAAAATCTAATACAAAAGCAATCACAGGTGAGATTGTCTTTTTTACAGGTATGACAGGTTATCAAGAAGTATTAACCGATCCTTCTTATAAGGACCAAATTATTGTATTTACGTACCCATTAGTCGGAAACTATGGGATTAATAAATATGATTTTGAAAGCAAAAAGCCGCATGTGGCAGGAGTTATTGTATATGAAGGCAATATGCATTACTCTCATTATCAAGCGGAGTATTCATTGAAAGAGTACTTAGATAAATGGAATATTCCACTTCTAAGTCATGTGGATACAAGAGCGGTCGTTAAAAATATTCGTAAAGAAGGATCGATGGAAGCAGCCATCACCTCTGAAGCAGAGTATACATTTGAGTCATGTACAACAAATCTTGATGCATATGTAGCAGAAGTATCAACAAAAGAAATCGTTAGCTATGGAAATGGCGAAAAGCATGTGGTCATGATGGACTTCGGCTATAAAAAATCGATTTTAGATTCATTACTTAATCAAGGCTGCCGCGTGACAGTTGTTCCGTTTGATACAACATATGAACAAGTAAAAGGGTTAAACCCAGACGGTATTTTATTATCGAATGGTCCTGGAAATCCGAAACAGTTAACTCACTTACTAGGGAATATTAAGAAAGTGATTTCGAGCTATCCAACATTGGGAATTTGTCTCGGTCATCAATTAACATCCTTAGCTTTTGGCGGAGATACAAAGAAAATGCTATTCGGACATCGTGGTGCGAATCAACCGGTTGTAGATTTACAAACGAACCGAGTGTATATGAGTTCACAAAATCATAGCTATGAAGTGGATGAAGTGAGCCTTGAAGAAACATCGCTGCAAGTTCGTTTTAAAAATGTAAACGACGGAACGGTAGAAGGCGTTATGCATAAAGAACTTCCAATCTTTACGACTCAATTCCATCCAGAAGCAAACCCAGGACCGGCTGAAAGCTCTGTACATTTTAATGAATTTTTGCAACTAATCAATGAATATAGCGGGAGAGAGAAAGTATA from Peribacillus asahii carries:
- a CDS encoding 3'-5' exonuclease, translated to MFWGKKRFNHCLDQSLYLDTPFRDLSFTVFDTETTGFSIGAKDRVIEIGAVQVANMEVTDKTFQSFVNPMRKIPVHIIELTSIEQQQVNEAPLALEVIEQYFRFMENHDSKGWVGHCISFDVMVIKKELNRMKYTFQQPLALDTIDLIHRLFPSWDMRDLEEYAASFGTKVFTRHRALGDALTTAYLFVELLKRFEEKGMTTLGDLVKLSSRKKRQNALLF
- a CDS encoding DUF3813 domain-containing protein; this translates as MANRLFQEAREFVENVLQSERHESHENAVDVAKNALSSAFANSTEAEKEQLRELQQRLEDHLK
- a CDS encoding Cof-type HAD-IIB family hydrolase, producing MADKHLIVLDLDGTLLNNDKQISSRTKQVLTKLKEDGHQIMIATGRPYRASELYYRQLGLTTPIVNFNGAFVHHPLQTSWGMYHSPLDINVAKDIVEACDEFDYHNIIAEVRDDVYFHYHDEKLIDLLKMGNPKVTTGDLRNFLEQSPTSMLIHAEEHQVTEIREHLTSVHAEVIDHRSWAAPFHVIEIVKSGLNKAVGIQKVSNYLDIPKERIIAFGDEDNDLEMIDYAGTGVAMGNAISELKSLANITTLTNEEDGIAVFLEDKFNIKLA
- a CDS encoding alpha/beta fold hydrolase encodes the protein MITIKNEKVDNIPVLHMSKEELFEKKQPLIFFIHGFMSAKEHNLHYAYLLAEKGFRVILPDVIHHGERESGYSEKELSSRFWKMIVQTIHELNILKEELVSRHLVQADKIGVVGTSMGGIVTNGALAAYDWISAAVSLMGNPAYVRFAEYQVEQMKKILPELDLKEKDVQEQLELLKPYDLSLNPDKLQNRPLMFWHGVKDQVVPYKFAYDLYQHIKSNYDSKPNHLMFILDEKAGHKVSRSGVLQTVEWFDKHLQPTIQKV
- a CDS encoding metal-sulfur cluster assembly factor is translated as MGALERVIDPELGVDIVNLGLVYDVDMDEEGYTTITMTLTAMGCPLAGVIVDQVKYALEDLPEVKETEVNIVWTPAWTKDKMSRYAKIALGIK
- a CDS encoding Crp/Fnr family transcriptional regulator, whose amino-acid sequence is MEYSSLPQKLNELVLENYPVKYIERGRYLFQESTPSSELFYILNGKVQISKIVPDGRELTLRLCSGNELIGETILFSELPKHMMNAKMIEGGEVIFINKEQFEQQIYKDSQLAIDCLSWLSAQHRKTQTMFRDLLLHGKKGALYSTLIRIMNSYGVETENGTIITMAFTNQELANFCGTSREVINRMLADLRKQNVISLDKGFITIHNVDFLRTEIDCENCPIDICRID
- the argC gene encoding N-acetyl-gamma-glutamyl-phosphate reductase; translation: MNVSIVGATGYGGLELIRFLGNHPHLEIASLHTSSQFGRNIYEENAHLMHMDYKLEEIDAEAIAKKSDIVFLATPSGVSSKLISEFCDLDIKVIDLSGDLRLQTPGEYAQWYKKEPAPQHIIEKSVYGLAEWNKEQIEQADIIANPGCYPTATLLGLAPLFTEGWATGEDVIVDAKSGVSGAGKSPTAVTHYSEMNENFKIYKVNQHQHIPEVEQQLGRWFADIKPITFNTHLVPMTRGIMATMYVKVNRQTTKAEVRDLFETVYANHPFVRIQPLGQFPSTKQVYGSNFCDIGVDYDERTGRVTIVSVIDNLVKGAAGQAIQNANILMGLKETAGLWSAPLYP
- the argJ gene encoding bifunctional ornithine acetyltransferase/N-acetylglutamate synthase, with amino-acid sequence MKTLQPVEVVKQVNEGNILTPKGFKADGAHAGLRYEKKDVGVIYTETPASSAAVYTKNIVQAAPIAVTKDSISQEGKLHGIIVNSACANACTGEQGLKDAYEMRKLAAEKFGVSEHLFAVASTGVIGELLDMEKIANGIQALNPTTERVSAESFETAILTTDLVSKHCGYEAIIDGKKVSMGGAAKGSGMIHPNMATMLGFITTDAVIESADLHAALREVTNDTFNQITVDGDCSTNDMVLVLANGEAGNEPLSSTHPEWPVFIEMLKQTAETLAKKIAKDGEGATKLIEVNVHGMKTKPEAQMMGKTIVGSNLVKTAAYGADANWGRIIAAMGRSGVTFNPSEATIAFGDIVVLKDGEPVAFSEEEAKVYLEQDSFTINVYLKEGTASGTAWGCDLTYEYVKINGSYRS
- the argB gene encoding acetylglutamate kinase — protein: MSVLVIKCGGSIIDELSESFFTSVKKLQSEGYQIVFVHGGGPDINSMLEKCEIEPVFEKGLRKTTDEVLEIVELMLAGKSNRILVHKLEQHGIKAVGLNGSDSGMLTGNFIDQAALGAVGEIEHVNPELMEMLFEKGFCPVVTPISTTTSGQKLNVNADMAAGAVAKALNAEMCLFVTDVKGVLKDGQVIEELTEDETNALIEDGSIYGGMIPKVNTALSVLNKGIKEVMIVSGKEAFYEHNQFIGTKFSQKERVQK
- a CDS encoding acetylornithine transaminase encodes the protein MSSLFPTYARWGIEPEKAKGSWLISTEGTQYLDFTSGIAVLNLGHGHEKVKSAVANQLEKYWHVSNMFKSSAQERTAKVLTDVTGLGRVFFSNSGAEANEGAIKLARKATGKSKVVTCLQSFHGRTFATMAATGQEKVRVGFGEMLSTFDYVPYNDCEALAKAVDSETAAVMLEVVQGEGGIHVVEQAFLDAIKEQCEKHGALLIIDEIQTGIGRTGKPFAFQHFDVKPDIITAAKGLGNGLPIGAVIGKEELAEYFGPGSHGSTFGGNPVCIAAAEAVVNEIFTLEFLQETNEKAHYLMSELTKGLQGNKQVVEVRGLGMLIGIELTHEAQSTLEALQQDGLLVLTAGPNVLRLLPALTVSKEEIDLAVEKISKVLSV
- a CDS encoding carbamoyl phosphate synthase small subunit; protein product: MKNYLHLANGSTFEGELLTKSNTKAITGEIVFFTGMTGYQEVLTDPSYKDQIIVFTYPLVGNYGINKYDFESKKPHVAGVIVYEGNMHYSHYQAEYSLKEYLDKWNIPLLSHVDTRAVVKNIRKEGSMEAAITSEAEYTFESCTTNLDAYVAEVSTKEIVSYGNGEKHVVMMDFGYKKSILDSLLNQGCRVTVVPFDTTYEQVKGLNPDGILLSNGPGNPKQLTHLLGNIKKVISSYPTLGICLGHQLTSLAFGGDTKKMLFGHRGANQPVVDLQTNRVYMSSQNHSYEVDEVSLEETSLQVRFKNVNDGTVEGVMHKELPIFTTQFHPEANPGPAESSVHFNEFLQLINEYSGREKVYA